A genome region from Maridesulfovibrio salexigens DSM 2638 includes the following:
- the dnaJ gene encoding molecular chaperone DnaJ has product MSKRCYYEVLEVSREAQEGEIKRAYRKKAMEFHPDRNPGNAEAEEKFKEAAEAYDVLRDPEKRSRYDRFGHQGMNGMNGGFGGFQSSEDIFGAFGDIFGDIFGFGGGGRGANRMQAGSDLRYNLTVSFRDAAKGTEVELNIPVTDTCDTCEGSGSAPGTSPETCSHCGGRGAVEQNQGFFRISVPCPACNGRGKVITDPCSECRGAGYVRKQKDLNVRIPAGVDNGSRLRLRGEGEAGMNGGPHGDLYVVITVEPDKVFKRQGQDLVLSTEITFVQAALGYKLEVPTLDEPIEMDIPKGTQSGEVFQLRGLGLPYLGSSHKGDLLVEVKVKTPTGLNSRQEELLREFEALDEEKPMKKVKKLFKKAKDKVMGE; this is encoded by the coding sequence GAGCCTATCGTAAGAAGGCTATGGAATTTCACCCTGACCGTAACCCGGGTAATGCGGAAGCTGAAGAGAAATTCAAGGAAGCCGCGGAAGCCTATGACGTTCTGCGGGATCCTGAAAAAAGGAGCCGTTACGACCGCTTCGGCCATCAAGGCATGAACGGTATGAATGGCGGATTTGGTGGATTCCAGTCTTCCGAGGATATTTTCGGCGCATTCGGCGATATCTTCGGCGATATCTTCGGTTTCGGTGGCGGCGGCCGCGGTGCAAACCGCATGCAGGCCGGTTCCGACCTCCGTTACAACCTGACTGTGTCTTTTCGTGATGCAGCCAAGGGAACCGAAGTTGAACTGAATATCCCGGTAACCGATACCTGTGACACCTGCGAGGGTAGCGGTTCCGCGCCCGGAACATCCCCAGAGACCTGCTCCCATTGTGGCGGCAGGGGAGCTGTTGAGCAGAATCAGGGCTTTTTCCGTATTTCCGTTCCCTGTCCCGCATGTAATGGACGGGGTAAGGTTATTACCGATCCATGTTCTGAGTGTCGCGGTGCCGGATATGTGCGCAAGCAGAAAGATCTGAATGTGCGTATTCCTGCCGGTGTGGACAATGGCTCACGTCTGCGTCTGCGCGGTGAAGGTGAAGCCGGAATGAATGGCGGCCCCCACGGTGACCTTTATGTGGTCATCACTGTGGAGCCGGACAAGGTCTTCAAGCGTCAGGGACAGGATCTTGTCCTGAGCACCGAGATTACTTTTGTTCAGGCTGCGCTGGGATACAAGCTCGAAGTTCCCACTCTGGATGAGCCCATCGAAATGGACATTCCCAAGGGAACCCAGTCCGGTGAAGTCTTCCAGCTCCGTGGACTCGGCCTTCCTTACCTCGGCAGCTCTCACAAGGGCGACTTGCTGGTGGAAGTTAAGGTCAAGACTCCGACCGGCTTGAACAGCAGGCAGGAAGAGCTTCTCAGGGAATTTGAAGCCCTTGATGAAGAGAAGCCCATGAAAAAAGTTAAAAAGCTTTTCAAAAAAGCGAAAGATAAAGTGATGGGTGAGTAG